A window of the Synechococcus sp. JA-3-3Ab genome harbors these coding sequences:
- a CDS encoding glutathione S-transferase family protein yields the protein MLRLYGIPTSGNCYKVELLLKQLGIPYETVEVNSRVGENRRPEYLAKNPLGQIPALELEDGTVLAESAAILVYLAEDTPLYGQTRLERAEILKWLLFEQTRIARYIATTRFWVRAGQAEANAELIAQNLKLGTEALEIMESHLREKEFFVGNRYTIADLALFTYTHVAEQGGFDLKPFPNIRAWCERVKATDRFFPLPGA from the coding sequence ATGCTGCGACTGTATGGGATCCCGACCTCCGGGAATTGCTACAAAGTAGAGCTGCTTCTCAAACAGTTGGGGATCCCTTACGAGACGGTTGAGGTCAACTCCAGGGTCGGAGAAAATCGCCGCCCCGAGTACCTGGCCAAGAACCCCCTGGGGCAGATCCCGGCTTTGGAGCTGGAAGACGGCACCGTCTTGGCCGAGTCAGCCGCAATCTTGGTTTACCTAGCAGAGGACACTCCCCTCTATGGCCAGACGCGGCTGGAGCGAGCCGAGATCTTGAAATGGCTCCTTTTTGAACAAACCCGCATTGCCCGCTACATTGCCACCACCCGCTTTTGGGTGCGAGCCGGCCAGGCCGAGGCCAATGCCGAGCTAATTGCCCAGAACCTGAAACTCGGTACCGAGGCTCTGGAGATCATGGAAAGCCACCTACGGGAGAAGGAGTTCTTCGTGGGCAACCGCTACACCATCGCCGATCTGGCCCTGTTTACCTATACCCATGTGGCCGAGCAGGGCGGGTTTGACCTCAAGCCCTTCCCCAACATCCGCGCCTGGTGTGAGCGGGTCAAGGCCACCGACCGCTTCTTTCCTCTCCCCGGCGCCTAG
- the era gene encoding GTPase Era: MEEERRERGHPPLRDPAPEEGWQEGAAQAPPELAPPYIPPYTRGQEGGRGEAGLSGIPVAPPGFKSGFAALIGRPNVGKSTLMNALVGQKIAITSPVAQTTRNRLRGILSLPQAQIIWVDTPGIHKPHHRLGEILVHNAQAAIGSVDVVLFVVDGSVPAGRGDAFIAERIPSATPCILVCNKADLLPKESAARQAHQESYQALRPGAPVVWVSALDPGSLAPLIQATVDLLPPGPYYYPPDLVTDQPERFIMAELIREQVLLHTREEVPHSVAVTIDQVEETPTVTRVLATLYVERDSQKGILIGKGGERLKQIGQAARLQIQKLIAGKVYLELFVKVRPHWRRSEHLLRDFGYRVET, encoded by the coding sequence ATGGAAGAAGAGCGACGGGAACGCGGCCATCCCCCTCTTCGGGATCCCGCTCCAGAGGAAGGGTGGCAGGAAGGGGCGGCCCAAGCGCCGCCAGAGCTGGCCCCCCCCTACATCCCCCCGTACACGAGGGGACAAGAGGGTGGCCGGGGGGAGGCGGGGCTGTCGGGGATCCCGGTCGCCCCACCGGGGTTTAAGTCGGGATTTGCGGCGCTCATCGGGCGGCCCAATGTGGGCAAGTCCACCTTGATGAACGCTCTGGTGGGCCAGAAGATCGCCATCACTTCTCCCGTGGCCCAGACCACCCGCAACCGCCTGCGGGGGATCCTCTCTTTGCCGCAAGCCCAGATCATCTGGGTGGACACCCCTGGCATCCACAAGCCCCACCACCGCCTGGGGGAGATCTTGGTACACAACGCCCAGGCTGCCATTGGGAGCGTGGATGTCGTCCTCTTCGTGGTGGATGGCTCGGTGCCGGCAGGGCGGGGGGATGCTTTTATCGCCGAGCGGATCCCCAGCGCGACCCCCTGCATCCTCGTCTGCAACAAAGCCGATCTGCTGCCCAAAGAGTCTGCCGCGCGCCAGGCCCACCAAGAGAGCTACCAAGCCCTGCGCCCCGGTGCCCCCGTCGTCTGGGTGTCGGCGTTGGATCCCGGCAGCTTGGCGCCCCTCATCCAGGCCACCGTCGACCTGCTGCCCCCTGGGCCCTACTACTATCCCCCGGATCTGGTGACGGATCAGCCGGAGCGGTTTATCATGGCGGAGTTGATCCGCGAGCAAGTTCTCTTGCACACCCGCGAGGAGGTGCCCCACTCGGTGGCCGTCACCATCGACCAGGTGGAAGAAACCCCCACCGTCACCCGCGTCCTGGCCACCCTCTACGTGGAGCGGGACTCGCAAAAAGGGATCCTCATCGGCAAAGGGGGGGAAAGGCTCAAGCAAATTGGCCAGGCCGCCCGCCTCCAGATTCAAAAGCTCATTGCCGGCAAGGTGTACCTGGAGCTGTTCGTCAAGGTGCGGCCCCACTGGCGGCGCTCCGAGCACCTGCTGCGCGACTTCGGCTACCGCGTTGAAACGTGA
- a CDS encoding SpoIID/LytB domain-containing protein — translation MCCQDKAAMASCQSPTAQPRRFLRTPLRWRKQSSLISGLGLLLTALVLRAADATGVRKEAEDPVLPAQLSAAATPENPILHVGIVQRFGRSEQDQVELAAPLGSFLTLEFAQADGSTQRQRLPQVTVGIVNRALASPETVYRLILSSHKSFESAEASANSWESLGIRTEIAQPQEWQVWASRAYTPQQLIQIQQYAQKEGIPQVRLEVQERRERAELSWVHEHFRYHRTRLRVTSDAGYLRVNDRYYAGSITIQPNAYGSYTVVNAVPLETYLRGVVPHEVGPGAPFAAMAAQAILARTYALKNLHRFQIDDYHLCANTHCQVYKGLSGTHPRADEAIRQTSGLVLTYKGELVDAVYSSTNGGISAGFEEVWDGEPRPYLRPQVDIAHQPDQPFDLRQESDFKAFLARREGFNEAGVSRLFRWEFSQSLEELNAQLRAAQEYLGIPLPEWMTIQGLHVLERSVSGRVQALHVDLQTPQGLHSILLRKDQVRLAFPRLYSTLFRVEPLKQSGRLTGYRFIGGGFGHGVGLSQYGAYTLARRGLNAAQILAFYYPGTTLAELGSLSLQLPEVSLAFDSSQAQSWSGYQR, via the coding sequence GTGTGTTGTCAGGATAAAGCGGCCATGGCCAGTTGTCAGTCTCCTACTGCCCAACCTCGCCGGTTTTTAAGGACTCCGCTCCGCTGGCGCAAACAGAGCAGCCTCATTTCCGGCTTGGGCCTGTTGCTGACAGCCTTGGTGCTCCGTGCCGCTGACGCGACCGGGGTTCGCAAAGAGGCCGAAGATCCTGTCTTGCCAGCGCAATTGTCTGCAGCGGCCACCCCCGAAAACCCGATCCTGCACGTGGGCATTGTGCAACGCTTTGGCCGTTCTGAGCAAGATCAGGTGGAGCTGGCAGCGCCGCTGGGGTCTTTCCTCACCCTGGAATTTGCCCAGGCAGACGGCAGCACCCAGAGGCAGCGGCTCCCACAAGTTACGGTTGGGATCGTCAACCGCGCCCTGGCCAGCCCGGAAACCGTGTACCGCCTCATCCTCAGCAGCCACAAAAGCTTCGAGAGCGCCGAGGCCAGCGCCAACTCCTGGGAATCTCTGGGCATCCGCACCGAGATCGCCCAACCGCAGGAATGGCAGGTGTGGGCCAGCCGCGCCTACACTCCCCAACAACTAATCCAGATTCAGCAGTATGCCCAGAAAGAAGGGATCCCTCAGGTGCGGCTGGAGGTGCAGGAGCGGCGCGAACGGGCGGAGCTGAGCTGGGTACATGAGCATTTTCGCTACCATCGCACCCGCCTGAGGGTAACCTCCGATGCCGGCTATCTGCGGGTGAACGACCGCTACTATGCCGGATCCATTACCATTCAGCCCAATGCCTACGGCAGCTATACGGTGGTCAACGCCGTGCCCCTGGAAACCTATTTACGGGGGGTGGTGCCCCATGAGGTGGGGCCAGGGGCCCCCTTTGCCGCCATGGCCGCCCAGGCAATTTTGGCGCGCACCTACGCCCTCAAGAACCTGCACCGCTTTCAGATCGACGACTACCACCTCTGTGCCAATACCCACTGCCAGGTTTACAAGGGGCTGAGCGGCACCCATCCGCGGGCCGACGAAGCGATTCGCCAGACCAGCGGCCTGGTGCTCACCTACAAGGGCGAGCTGGTGGATGCCGTTTATTCTTCCACCAACGGCGGCATCTCGGCAGGCTTTGAAGAGGTTTGGGACGGAGAGCCGCGCCCCTACCTGCGCCCGCAGGTGGATATCGCCCACCAGCCCGATCAGCCCTTCGATTTGCGGCAGGAGAGCGACTTCAAGGCCTTTCTGGCCCGGCGGGAGGGTTTCAACGAAGCAGGGGTATCGCGCCTCTTCCGCTGGGAGTTTTCTCAGTCGCTGGAGGAGCTAAACGCCCAACTGCGGGCCGCTCAAGAGTACCTCGGGATCCCTCTCCCCGAGTGGATGACCATCCAGGGGCTGCACGTCCTGGAGCGCTCGGTCAGTGGTCGGGTGCAGGCGCTGCACGTGGACTTGCAGACGCCCCAAGGGCTCCACTCGATTCTTTTGCGCAAGGATCAGGTGCGCCTGGCTTTTCCCCGCCTGTACAGCACTCTGTTTCGCGTGGAACCCCTGAAACAGAGCGGGCGGCTGACAGGCTACCGCTTTATCGGCGGCGGCTTTGGCCACGGGGTGGGGCTGAGCCAGTACGGCGCCTACACCCTGGCGCGGCGGGGGTTGAACGCGGCGCAAATCCTCGCCTTTTACTACCCCGGCACCACCCTGGCCGAGCTGGGATCCCTCTCCCTGCAGTTGCCTGAGGTTTCCCTGGCCTTTGACAGTAGCCAGGCGCAGTCCTGGTCCGGCTACCAGAGATAG
- a CDS encoding DUF1818 family protein: MDAPLPSTSLLFTGNDGGFSNLPPPALRKGSGWRLGWDPGRSPFVALVGGETWALELTLEEWQAFVQGVYRLQQDMEAVASQLMAEESITLEQTFPALTLVASGSATAWGLYLQLHQGRRGEGFWPAEVVPELCRALDQFQEC; encoded by the coding sequence ATGGATGCTCCTCTCCCCTCTACCTCCCTGCTTTTTACCGGAAACGACGGTGGATTCTCGAACCTGCCTCCTCCTGCTCTACGCAAGGGATCCGGCTGGCGGTTGGGCTGGGATCCTGGGCGCTCCCCTTTTGTGGCCCTGGTGGGAGGAGAGACTTGGGCGTTGGAGCTAACCCTAGAAGAATGGCAAGCATTTGTGCAGGGGGTGTATCGTCTGCAGCAGGATATGGAAGCTGTCGCCTCCCAACTGATGGCCGAGGAGAGCATTACGCTGGAGCAGACCTTTCCTGCCCTCACGTTGGTTGCCAGTGGCAGCGCCACTGCTTGGGGCCTCTATCTCCAGTTGCACCAGGGCCGGCGGGGTGAGGGTTTCTGGCCAGCAGAAGTTGTCCCGGAGCTGTGTCGTGCCCTCGACCAATTCCAGGAGTGCTGA
- a CDS encoding AAA family ATPase gives MASVGTLSGSARIPAERLQTLRQQIGKLIANVESVFQGKPRVVQAVVTALVAEGHVLLEDVPGVGKTTLARAIARSLGAKFQRIQFTSDLLPTDILGLTLFNKEKGEFEFRPGPIFAHVILADEINRTSPRTQSALLEAMAEKQVSLDNRTYPLPSPFMVLATQNPLEYHGTYPLPESQLDRFLVRLSIGYPSPEVERALLLQRQQAEPVEALQPVLSLAELREIQAAVDQVYLDGSLADYLLQVVQATRASRLLRAGVSTRGALALARAARAQALVRGRSFCLPEDLQALFVPVLAHRISLAGSGDMTSNRRQEAEAVIRDIVATVEPPV, from the coding sequence ATGGCAAGTGTTGGCACCCTGTCCGGTTCAGCGCGGATCCCGGCGGAGCGATTGCAAACTTTGCGGCAGCAGATCGGCAAGCTGATCGCCAACGTCGAGTCGGTGTTTCAAGGCAAGCCACGGGTGGTGCAGGCCGTGGTGACGGCCCTGGTGGCGGAAGGCCATGTCCTCCTGGAGGACGTGCCGGGAGTAGGCAAAACCACGTTGGCGCGGGCCATTGCCCGCAGCTTGGGGGCCAAGTTTCAGCGAATTCAATTTACCAGCGACCTCTTGCCGACTGACATTCTTGGCCTCACCCTTTTCAACAAAGAGAAAGGGGAGTTTGAATTTCGCCCAGGCCCCATTTTTGCCCATGTCATCCTGGCCGACGAGATCAATCGCACCTCTCCCCGCACCCAGAGTGCCCTGCTAGAGGCAATGGCGGAAAAGCAGGTTTCGCTGGACAACCGCACCTACCCGCTGCCCAGTCCCTTTATGGTGTTGGCCACCCAAAACCCCTTGGAGTATCACGGCACCTATCCCCTCCCGGAAAGCCAGTTGGATCGGTTTCTGGTGCGGCTGTCCATCGGCTACCCCAGCCCTGAGGTGGAGCGGGCTTTGCTGCTGCAGCGACAGCAGGCAGAGCCGGTGGAGGCTCTCCAGCCGGTGCTTTCCCTGGCGGAGCTGCGGGAGATCCAGGCGGCGGTGGATCAGGTGTACCTGGATGGATCCCTGGCCGACTATCTGCTGCAGGTGGTGCAGGCGACGCGTGCCTCCAGACTGTTGCGGGCCGGCGTGTCCACCCGCGGGGCGTTGGCCTTGGCAAGGGCAGCACGGGCGCAGGCGTTGGTGAGAGGGCGGAGCTTTTGCCTACCGGAAGATCTGCAAGCTTTGTTTGTGCCGGTGCTGGCCCATCGCATTTCTTTGGCCGGATCTGGGGACATGACGAGCAACCGACGGCAGGAGGCAGAGGCCGTCATCCGCGACATCGTGGCAACGGTTGAGCCGCCAGTTTGA